One genomic window of Medicago truncatula cultivar Jemalong A17 chromosome 1, MtrunA17r5.0-ANR, whole genome shotgun sequence includes the following:
- the LOC11416307 gene encoding uncharacterized protein has product MATENILNRVGLIISSTHFIRAFLSEASTDTTLSAELRQKCSDLIAQSNVPYEPLRAIWIASDPSTRPELTQLLWGTSFIFSSPKPREKSEELKARLKKLEDIAERKAYQELVKDIAPKEDVTEPFSSYKDQLGFGLHVLVTMFTGYLVGYAAFRALFDHSPAMNAAGGILGLVGAMLVETFLFIIRNSDLDSNKTKRSNQKPRSSFSTSSLKKNL; this is encoded by the exons ATGGCCACTGAGAACATATTGAATCGGGTCGGGTTAATAATATCCAGTACCCATTTCATTCGGGCTTTCCTTTCCGAAGCCTCCACCGACACCACTCTCTCCGCCGAACTCCGACAAAAGTGCTCCGATCTGATCGCCCAATCCAACGTACCGTATGAGCCACTTCGTGCTATCTGGATCGCCTCTGATCCATCCACTAGACCCGAATTGACCCAACTCTTATGGGGTAccagcttcatcttctccagcCCTAAACCCAGAGAAAAG AGTGAAGAATTGAAGGCAAGGTTAAAAAAGTTGGAAGATATAGCGGAGAGGAAAGCATATCAGGAGCTTGTGAAGGATATTGCACCAAAGGAAGATGTTACAGAACCATTCTCTTCTTACAAGGATCAATTAGGATTTG gTTTGCATGTTTTGGTGACAATGTTTACTGGCTATCTTGTTGGATATGCAGCATTTAGAGCTTTGTTTGATCACAGTCCTGCCATG AATGCAGCTGGAGGAATTCTTGGGTTGGTGGGTGCCATGCTTGTTGAGACTTTCCTTTTCATTATTAGAAATTCCGATCTAGATAGCAACAAAACAAAGAGATCAAATCAAAAACCGAGATCATCATTTTCCACATCCAGTCTCAAGAAAAACCTGTAG
- the LOC11427993 gene encoding alpha-taxilin, producing the protein MQNPEANQLPEVDSLPDGFVEGTAEPVAPATPTPEQEKPISDYKEDGFIDCGHSNELSNMPGEKEFQNNHDCSVEAHITALLASSVSESPPSRSSDVKEQQQGECQSSDKSKQPLETKALPVKDACASGMVDSSKNKKSETGEKRKGSKRALKSEKELLEFSLKYQQVLAERDAAFAVRDKLESLCRELQRQNKMLMEECKRVSTEGQNLRMDLSAKFQDAIKDVSIRLEERKDDCLSQLKENDMLRNNLKQLAEQYELSEQQYAQKLKQKSLELQIAELKIKQHEERSAQEQSQMKLYAEQVSQLLATEKNLRLQLTTDGEKFQQFQEALTKSNDVFETFKQEIEKMAKSMKELKKENQFLKSKSEKSDVTLIELVDERERLKKQLEKTKNQKEKLESLCRSLQAERKQILSENKSNNSSNSAPI; encoded by the exons ATGCAGAATCCAGAAGCAAACCAGCTTCCTGAAGTTGATTCATTGCCGGATGGGTTTGTTGAGGGCACTGCAGAACCTGTTGCACCTGCAACTCCAACCCCTGAACAAGAGAAGCCCATCAGCGATTACAAGGAGGATGGTTTTATTGACTGTGGTCATTCTAATGAATTATCAAATATGCCGGGAGAAAAGGAGTTTCAAAACAATCATG ACTGCTCAGTGGAGGCACATATTACAGCTCTTCTAGCTAGTTCTGTTTCTGAGTCTCCACCATCCAGAAGCAGTGATGTAAAAGAGCAACAACAAGGAGAATGCCAGAGTTCAGATAAAT CTAAACAACCTTTGGAGACAAAAGCATTGCCTGTAAAGGATGCGTGCGCTTCAGGGATGGTtgattcttcaaaaaacaaaaaatca GAAACTGGGGAAAAACGCAAGGGTTCAAAGCGTGCACTTAAATCAGAAAAGGAGCTCTTAGAGTTTTCACTCAAGTATCAACAAGTATTGGCTGAAAGAGATGCAG CTTTTGCCGTCAGAGATAAGCTTGAGTCACTATGCAGGGAGTTACAGCGTCAAAATAAAATGCTGATG GAAGAATGCAAACGTGTATCAACTGAGGGGCAAAACTTGAGGATGGACTTGTCAGCTAAGTTCCAAGATGCAATCAAG GATGTGAGCATCAGGCTCGAAGAACGAAAGGATGATTGCCTTTCTCAGCTAAAGGAGAACGACAT GTTAAGAAACAATCTAAAGCAGCTTGCTGAGCAATATGAACTATCTGAGCAGCAATATGCCCAGAAG TTGAAGCAAAAGTCATTGGAGCTACAGATTGCAGAATTAAAAATTAAGCAACATGAGGAAAGATCTGCTCAGGAACAGTCACAAATGAAATTATATGCAGAACAAGTATCTCAGTTATTGGCAACTGAGAAGAATTTGCGTTTGCAGCTGACAACTGATGGAGAGAAATTCCAACAATTCCAG GAAGCATTGACAAAGAGCAATGATGTATTTGAAACATTTAAACAAGAGATTGAGAAG ATGGCAAAATCAATGAAGGAACTCAAGAAGGAGAATCAATTTTTGAAGAGTAAATCAGAAAAGTCTGATGTTACACTTATAGAGTTAGTTGACGAG CGTGAGCGCTTGAAGAAACAACTGGAGAAAACgaaaaatcaaaaagaaaaacttgaatCGCTATGTCGGTCACTTCAGGCGGAGAGGAAGCAAATTTTATCCGAGAACAAGAGTAATAATAGTAGCAACTCGGCTCCAATATGA
- the LOC11427994 gene encoding elongation factor 1-alpha, whose protein sequence is MGKEKVHINIVVIGHVDSGKSTTTGHLIYKLGGIDKRVIERFEKEAAEMNKRSFKYAWVLDKLKAERERGITIDIALWKFETTKYYCTVIDAPGHRDFIKNMITGTSQADCAVLIIDSTTGGFEAGISKDGQTREHALLAFTLGVKQMICCCNKMDATTPKYSKGRYDEIVKEVSSYLKKVGYNPDKIPFVPISGFEGDNMIERSTNLDWYKGPTLLEALDQINEPKRPSDKPLRLPLQDVYKIGGIGTVPVGRVETGVIKPGMVVTFAPTGLTTEVKSVEMHHEALTEALPGDNVGFNVKNVAVKDLKRGYVASNSKDDPAKEAANFTSQVIIMNHPGQIGNGYAPVLDCHTSHIAVKFAELVTKIDRRSGKEIEKEPKFLKNGDAGIIKMIPTKPMVVETFSEYPPLGRFAVRDMRQTVAVGVIKAVEKKDPSGGLKQTKSALKKK, encoded by the exons ATGGGTAAAGAAAAGGTTCACATCAACATTGTGGTCATTGGCCATGTCGACTCTGGGAAATCAACCACCACTGGTCACTTGATCTACAAGCTTGGAGGTATTGACAAGCGTGTCATTGAGAGGTTTGAGAAAGAAGCTGCTGAGATGAACAAGCGTTCATTCAAGTATGCCTGGGTCCTTGACAAGCTCAAGGCTGAACGTGAAAGAGGTATCACCATTGACATTGCTCTCTGGAAGTTTGAGACAACCAAGTACTACTGCACTGTCATCGATGCCCCCGGACACAGGGATTTCATTAAGAACATGATCACCGGAACATCCCAAGCTGATTGTGCCGTTCTCATCATTGATTCCACTACTGGTGGTTTTGAAGCCGGTATTTCTAAGGATGGTCAGACCCGTGAACATGCTCTCCTTGCTTTCACTCTTGGTGTGAAGCAAATGATCTGCTGTTGCAACAAG ATGGATGCTACTACACCCAAGTACTCCAAGGGTAGATATGATGAAATTGTGAAGGAAGTTTCATCCTATTTGAAGAAGGTTGGCTATAACCCAGACAAAATTCCATTTGTTCCCATCTCTGGTTTTGAGGGAGATAACATGATCGAGCGCTCTACAAACCTTGACTGGTACAAGGGTCCAACCCTTCTTGAGGCCCTTGACCAAATCAATGAGCCTAAGAGGCCTTCAGACAAGCCCCTCCGACTACCACTTCAGGATGTCTACAAGATTGGAGGAATTGGAACTGTGCCTGTGGGGCGTGTCGAGACTGGTGTCATAAAACCTGGAATGGTTGTCACTTTTGCCCCTACTGGACTGACAACTGAAGTCAAGTCCGTGGAGATGCATCATGAAGCTCTCACAGAGGCCCTTCCTGGTGACAATGTGGGATTTAATGTCAAGAATGTTGCTGTTAAGGATCTCAAGCGTGGGTATGTTGCCTCAAACTCCAAGGATGACCCAGCCAAGGAGGCTGCTAACTTTACATCTCAAGTGATCATAATGAATCACCCTGGCCAGATTGGAAATGGCTATGCCCCTGTTCTTGACTGCCACACCTCCCACATTGCTGTCAAGTTTGCTGAGCTTGTTACTAAGATTGATAGGCGTTCTGGTAAGGAGATTGAGAAGGAGCCCAAATTCTTGAAGAATGGCGATGCTGGTATTATTAAGATGATTCCCACCAAGCCCATGGTGGTTGAGACTTTCTCTGAATATCCTCCACTCGGCCGTTTTGCTGTTAGAGACATGCGTCAAACTGTGGCTGTTGGGGTCATCAAGGCTGTGGAGAAGAAGGATCCCAGTGGAGGACTTAAGCAGACCAAGTCagcattgaagaagaagtga
- the LOC11421964 gene encoding 26S proteasome regulatory subunit 7 produces the protein MANEHEDDLKDEKNPRPLDEDDIALLKTYGLGPYSTSIKKVEKEIKDMAKKVNDLCGIKESDTGLATPSQWDLVSDKQMMQEEQPLQVARCTKIINPNSEDAKYVINVKQIAKFVVGLGDKVSPTDIEEGMRVGVDRTKYQIQIPLPPKIDPSVTMMTVEEKPDVTYNDVGGCKEQIEKMREVVELPMLHPEKFVKLGIDPPKGVLCYGPPGTGKTLLARAVANRTDACFIRVIGSELVQKYVGEGARMVRELFQMARSKKACIVFFDEVDAIGGARFDDGVGGDNEVQRTMLEIVNQLDGFDARGNIKVLMATNRPDTLDPALLRPGRLDRKVEFGLPDLESRTQIFKIHTRTMNCERDIRFELLARLCPNSTGADIRSVCTEAGMYAIRARRKTVTEKDFLDAVNKVIKGYQKFSATPKYMVYN, from the exons GGTTTGGGACCTTATTCCACAAGCATTAAAAAAGTGGAGAAGGAAATTAAAGATATGGCAAAGAAAGTGAATGACTTGTGCG GTATCAAGGAGTCTGATACTGGTTTAGCTACACCAAGTCAGTGGGATCTTGTTTCCGATAAGCAGATGATGCAGGAGGAGCAGCCTCTTCAg GTTGCAAGAtgcacaaaaattataaatccaAACTCTGAAGATGCCAAATATGTTATCAATGTGAAGCAGATTGCAAAG TTTGTTGTTGGGCTAGGAGACAAGGTTTCCCCCACCGACATAGAGGAAGGAATGCGTGTTGG TGTTGATAGAACCAAATATCAGATCCAAATTCCTCTGCCTCCAAAAATTGATCCAAGTGTTACCATGATGACAGTTGAAGAGAAACCAGATGTTACATATAATGATGTTGGTGGTTGTAAGGAACAGATTGAGAAGATGCGTGAA GTTGTTGAACTTCCCATGCTTCATCCAGAGAAATTTGTCAAGCTTGGAATTGATCCTCCAAAGGGTGTGCTTTGTTATGGTCCTCCAGGAACTGGCAAAACACTTTTGGCCAGGGCTGTTGCTAATAGAACTGATGCTTGTTTTATAAGGGTCATTGGAAGTGAACTTGTTCAGAAATATGTTGGTGAGGGGGCTCGGATGGTTCGTGAACTATTTCAG ATGGCCCGTTCAAAAAAGGCGTGCATTGTGTTTTTTGATGAAGTTGATGCAATTGGAGGTGCACGATTTGATGATGGTGTTGGTGGTGATAATGAGGTTCAGCGAACTATGCTTGAAATTGTGAATCAGCTTGATGGGTTTGATGCTCGAGGAAACATCAAAGTTTTGATGGCAACAAACAG GCCTGACACTTTGGATCCAGCACTATTGCGGCCTGGGCGATTGGATCGTAAAGTTGAATTTGGCCTGCCTGATCTAGAGAGTAGGACACAAATATTCAAGATACACACAAGAACCATGAACTGTGAAAGGGATATCCGTTTTGAGCTTCTAGCTCGGCTTTGCCCAAACTCCACTG GAGCTGATATAAGGAGTGTGTGCACTGAAGCTGGTATGTATGCTATCCGTGCACGAAGGAAGACTGTAACAGAGAAAGACTTCCTTGATGCAGTGAATAAAGTCATCAAAGGGTACCAGAAGTTCAGTGCAACTCCCAAATATATGGTCTACaattaa